Proteins encoded in a region of the Methanofollis tationis genome:
- a CDS encoding LAGLIDADG family homing endonuclease yields the protein MSDSVVDSILAARYLRKGEKTFDDICRRVAAALAQNESEREEYYEAMHSLRFLPNSPTLMNAGTEIGQLSACFTLYVGDSIPEIFHALEWGALIHKSGGGTGYNFSRIRPEGAPVQSTDGVASGPISFMKVFNAATDVIKQGGRRRGANMGILNVWHPDILRFIHAKNVEGELSNFNISVMVNDRFMEFVEAGQLQKVWTTHPHTGEEITVGAIWNGIVDGIWKNGEPGVLFYDEINRKNPTPQLGEIDTTNPCVTADTWVMTGAGPRQVADLVGTAFDAAANGMTFRSGPGGFFSTGRKEVVKMTTKEGHCLRVTRNHPVCRVKSMTRYRTETEWTCAGDLSSGDQILLHDHRSLPAWHGPLGREEGYLLGLLVGDGTLKSDAAVLSVWENDRGTASVMGHAEACAYTLAQRSDFSGWSAVEGRGEHTLKLAAIRDLAVSYGMAPGRKTITPALEKASSAGYCGFLSGLFDCDASVQGTTKKGISVRLAQSSLPLLRSVQRMLLRLGIASRIYRRREAGLSVLPDGDGGSKHYRVRTQYELVIAGENLLFFRERVGFIHARKKEALEQALSSYSRSLNRERFVATVSALEDDGEEEVYDVQVPGVNAFDANGLVVHNCGEQPLLPFESCVLGSINLAKFVRDGAVDEEGLKQITRMAVHFLDAVIDRNVFPIPQIEEATRKTRKVGLGLMGVHDALLMLGLPYDSEEGRAACERIMALVNDTAVDESHALAAEKGTFPSFEGSVWGDYPMRNAALTTIAPTGTISLLAGCSSGIEPVFSYAYTRKNTVGKTFVILHPIFDAELRRVVGALGLTPDEAERRVQEVIDHVHETGTVRDVGWLPISFRKLFQTALDIDWRDHVRMQAIFQRHIHASISKTINMPNAATREEIAEAVLMAWRSGLKGMTIYRTGSREDVVLALKEKKPEEKPAERLPTRPKELAGRTYLCQSGCCRLYITVNLLDGRPWEVFIRTVGSGGCEANSNALGRAISTGLQNGVPHQKFVKQFAKVNCISAIRNPASEGLSCADVVGRCIDLAASKQTITTLDTWEITEVSGKKKKNLCPECGAELDFGEGCNQGICKNCGWSGCS from the coding sequence ATGAGCGATTCAGTAGTTGATAGCATCCTTGCGGCGCGGTACCTCCGCAAGGGCGAGAAAACATTTGACGATATCTGCCGGCGCGTTGCTGCGGCGCTTGCGCAGAACGAGAGCGAGCGCGAGGAATATTATGAGGCGATGCACTCCCTCCGCTTCCTCCCCAACTCCCCCACCCTGATGAATGCCGGGACCGAGATCGGCCAGCTCTCGGCCTGTTTCACCCTGTACGTCGGCGACTCGATCCCTGAGATCTTCCACGCCCTCGAATGGGGCGCCCTGATCCACAAGAGCGGCGGCGGCACCGGCTACAACTTCTCGCGGATCCGCCCGGAGGGGGCACCGGTCCAGTCCACTGACGGCGTCGCATCCGGCCCCATCTCGTTCATGAAGGTCTTCAACGCCGCCACCGACGTGATCAAACAGGGCGGACGGCGGCGCGGGGCGAACATGGGGATCCTGAACGTCTGGCACCCTGACATCCTGCGGTTCATCCACGCCAAGAACGTCGAGGGCGAACTCTCGAACTTCAACATCTCGGTGATGGTCAACGACCGCTTCATGGAGTTCGTCGAGGCCGGGCAGCTCCAGAAGGTCTGGACCACCCACCCCCATACGGGCGAGGAGATCACCGTCGGCGCCATCTGGAACGGCATCGTCGACGGCATCTGGAAGAATGGTGAGCCCGGCGTTCTCTTTTACGACGAGATCAACCGGAAGAACCCGACCCCGCAGCTGGGGGAGATCGATACGACGAATCCGTGCGTCACCGCGGACACATGGGTGATGACCGGCGCAGGCCCCCGCCAGGTCGCCGACCTCGTTGGAACGGCATTCGATGCGGCGGCGAACGGCATGACCTTCAGGTCAGGTCCGGGGGGATTCTTCTCCACAGGGAGAAAGGAGGTGGTGAAGATGACCACGAAAGAGGGTCACTGCCTGAGGGTAACCAGGAACCACCCGGTCTGCCGCGTAAAATCCATGACCCGCTATCGCACGGAGACCGAATGGACGTGTGCGGGCGACCTCTCTTCAGGCGATCAGATCCTTCTTCACGATCACCGCAGCCTTCCGGCCTGGCACGGCCCCCTCGGCAGGGAAGAAGGATATCTCCTCGGCCTTCTTGTCGGTGACGGCACGCTGAAATCAGATGCCGCCGTTCTCTCGGTCTGGGAGAACGACCGCGGTACGGCGTCGGTGATGGGGCACGCGGAGGCGTGCGCGTATACGCTCGCCCAACGCTCTGATTTTTCAGGCTGGTCTGCCGTCGAAGGGCGGGGCGAACACACGCTGAAGCTTGCTGCCATCCGCGATCTTGCGGTCTCATATGGGATGGCTCCCGGCAGGAAGACTATCACGCCTGCTCTTGAAAAGGCATCGTCTGCCGGTTATTGCGGGTTCCTCTCTGGCCTCTTCGACTGCGACGCCTCGGTGCAGGGAACGACGAAGAAAGGGATCAGCGTCAGGCTGGCGCAGAGTTCGCTCCCACTCCTCCGCAGCGTCCAGCGGATGCTTCTCCGCCTCGGAATCGCCTCGCGGATCTATCGGCGCAGGGAGGCCGGACTCTCGGTGCTGCCAGACGGGGACGGTGGGTCAAAGCACTACCGCGTGCGTACCCAGTATGAACTGGTGATCGCAGGTGAAAACCTCCTCTTCTTCCGGGAAAGGGTTGGCTTCATCCACGCACGGAAAAAAGAAGCGCTTGAACAGGCACTGTCATCATATTCGCGCTCCCTGAATCGGGAGCGTTTCGTTGCGACGGTGTCTGCGCTCGAAGATGACGGCGAGGAGGAGGTCTACGATGTGCAGGTGCCGGGCGTCAATGCCTTCGATGCGAACGGTCTGGTCGTGCACAACTGCGGCGAACAGCCCCTTCTCCCCTTCGAGTCCTGCGTGCTCGGTTCGATTAACCTGGCGAAGTTTGTGAGGGACGGCGCCGTCGATGAAGAGGGGCTCAAACAGATCACTCGCATGGCGGTCCACTTCCTGGACGCCGTCATCGACCGAAACGTCTTCCCGATCCCGCAGATCGAGGAGGCGACGCGCAAGACGCGGAAGGTCGGCCTCGGGCTGATGGGAGTCCACGATGCCCTCCTGATGCTCGGCCTCCCGTACGACTCCGAGGAGGGGCGTGCAGCCTGCGAGCGGATCATGGCCCTTGTCAACGACACTGCCGTGGATGAATCCCACGCCCTTGCCGCGGAGAAGGGAACCTTCCCCTCCTTTGAAGGGAGCGTCTGGGGCGATTATCCGATGCGGAACGCCGCCCTCACCACCATCGCCCCGACCGGGACGATCTCTCTCCTCGCCGGGTGTTCGAGCGGGATTGAACCGGTCTTCTCCTATGCCTACACCCGGAAGAACACCGTCGGCAAGACCTTCGTGATACTCCACCCGATCTTCGATGCCGAACTCCGCAGGGTCGTCGGGGCGCTCGGCCTCACCCCGGACGAGGCCGAACGGCGGGTGCAGGAAGTGATCGACCACGTCCACGAGACCGGTACGGTCAGGGACGTCGGGTGGCTCCCGATCTCCTTCAGGAAACTCTTCCAGACCGCTCTCGACATCGACTGGCGGGACCACGTGCGCATGCAGGCGATCTTCCAGCGGCACATCCACGCCTCCATCTCGAAGACGATCAACATGCCGAACGCCGCCACCCGCGAGGAGATCGCCGAAGCAGTCCTGATGGCGTGGCGGAGCGGCCTGAAGGGAATGACCATCTACCGGACGGGCAGCCGAGAAGACGTAGTGCTCGCCCTGAAGGAGAAAAAACCGGAAGAAAAGCCCGCGGAGAGGCTGCCCACCCGCCCAAAGGAACTCGCCGGCCGAACCTATCTCTGTCAGTCAGGGTGCTGCCGCCTCTATATCACCGTCAACCTCCTCGACGGCCGGCCGTGGGAGGTCTTCATCAGGACCGTCGGGAGCGGGGGATGCGAGGCGAACTCCAACGCCCTGGGGCGGGCGATCTCCACCGGCCTCCAGAACGGCGTGCCCCACCAGAAGTTCGTCAAGCAGTTTGCGAAGGTGAACTGCATCTCGGCCATCAGGAACCCGGCCTCGGAGGGCCTCTCCTGCGCCGACGTCGTGGGCAGGTGCATCGACCTTGCGGCCTCGAAGCAGACGATCACCACCCTGGACACCTGGGAGATCACCGAAGTCTCAGGGAAGAAAAAGAAGAACCTCTGCCCTGAATGCGGCGCCGAACTCGACTTCGGCGAGGGGTGCAACCAGGGGATCTGCAAGAACTGCGGCTGGAGCGGCTGCAGCTAA
- the nudC gene encoding NAD(+) diphosphatase — translation MTPAFSPHFTTERLDFHPADTPLHPPIFVLVRGGDVLCRPDDSPLLSHIPDSSPSEFTLFIGSLEGRPICAASVKTVPAGLRPVPLRDLFGTVGDEELGIVGRAVQYVDFDRTHRYCGQCGAATLRKKDEIARVCPSCGLVAYPRLSPAVIVRVTDKERILLARSPHFPAGRYSVVAGFVEPGENVEHAARREVMEETGIAIANLRYFGSQPWPFPHSLMIGFTADYGGGEAVPDRQEIEDAGWFNADALPDLPGPASIARALIEDWLAGQ, via the coding sequence GTGACACCGGCCTTCTCCCCACACTTCACCACAGAGCGCCTTGACTTCCATCCAGCGGATACGCCCCTGCACCCCCCTATCTTCGTCCTCGTCAGGGGCGGGGACGTCCTCTGCAGACCGGACGATTCGCCCCTGCTCTCCCACATCCCGGACAGTTCGCCCTCTGAGTTCACACTCTTCATCGGCAGCCTCGAAGGCCGCCCGATCTGTGCCGCCAGCGTTAAGACTGTCCCGGCGGGCCTCAGGCCGGTCCCGCTCCGCGACCTCTTCGGGACTGTCGGAGATGAGGAACTTGGCATTGTCGGGCGGGCCGTCCAGTATGTGGACTTCGACCGCACCCACCGCTACTGCGGGCAGTGCGGGGCGGCGACCCTGAGGAAAAAGGACGAGATCGCCCGGGTCTGCCCGTCCTGCGGCCTCGTCGCCTACCCGCGCCTCTCCCCGGCCGTGATCGTCAGGGTCACCGACAAAGAGCGTATCCTCCTCGCCCGCTCCCCACACTTTCCGGCCGGCCGCTATTCCGTCGTCGCCGGTTTCGTCGAACCGGGCGAGAATGTCGAGCACGCCGCACGGAGAGAGGTGATGGAGGAGACCGGGATCGCCATTGCCAATCTCAGGTATTTCGGGAGCCAGCCCTGGCCCTTCCCCCACTCCCTGATGATCGGGTTTACCGCAGATTACGGCGGCGGCGAGGCCGTCCCGGACAGACAGGAGATCGAGGACGCCGGATGGTTCAACGCCGACGCCCTCCCCGACCTCCCGGGACCGGCATCGATCGCGCGGGCGCTGATCGAGGACTGGCTTGCAGGGCAGTGA
- a CDS encoding GyrI-like domain-containing protein produces the protein MGSSKCFVRVAVTVRDPVVGVRVLPGWRILSVLYRWPYEILPLAHRQVMEYLDAHGLRQTCPERETYLNDPTEIAAGNPMTEIQYPIED, from the coding sequence TTGGGATCTTCTAAGTGCTTTGTACGGGTGGCGGTGACGGTCAGGGATCCGGTCGTCGGAGTGCGCGTGCTGCCCGGTTGGAGGATCCTCTCGGTGCTGTATCGGTGGCCGTACGAGATTCTCCCCCTCGCCCACCGGCAGGTCATGGAGTATCTCGATGCCCATGGCCTCCGCCAGACCTGCCCTGAACGAGAGACCTACCTCAACGACCCGACGGAGATCGCGGCAGGAAACCCTATGACCGAGATCCAGTACCCGATTGAGGACTGA
- a CDS encoding pyridoxamine 5'-phosphate oxidase family protein, producing MDPDRALSAIGRLLSTQSLAVLATLDGEEPYTNLIAIAPSVDLKRLLFCTSQFTRKHENLQKNRHVALLIDNRRGNPRDFGEATAVTVLGVARAVEEGGRKESEREFLQIHPYLVDFVHSPTTVLYEVRIRRYVLVRRFQNVSEVAMDE from the coding sequence ATGGACCCTGATAGAGCACTCAGCGCGATCGGCAGACTGCTGTCGACACAGTCCCTTGCAGTACTGGCCACATTGGACGGAGAAGAGCCCTATACAAACCTGATTGCGATCGCCCCGTCGGTTGACCTGAAGCGGCTCCTGTTCTGCACCTCACAGTTCACCAGGAAACATGAGAATCTCCAGAAAAATCGGCATGTGGCCCTGCTCATTGACAACAGGCGTGGTAATCCGCGTGACTTTGGAGAAGCCACTGCTGTCACCGTCCTCGGTGTTGCACGGGCGGTGGAAGAGGGAGGCCGGAAAGAATCAGAGAGGGAATTTCTGCAAATTCACCCATATCTCGTCGATTTCGTCCATTCGCCAACGACCGTCCTCTATGAAGTGAGGATCAGGAGATACGTCCTGGTCCGGCGGTTCCAGAATGTCAGTGAGGTGGCGATGGATGAATGA
- a CDS encoding PEP/pyruvate-binding domain-containing protein, with protein MNEYLAPLEDLPSDALSLCGGKALNLGRLMRSGIRVPPGICVTTDAYSSYIDETGIRGRIILELARKDFRDMRWEEVWDAALRIRTLFSRTPLPPGLHDHLAAAIGSRFGERPIVVRSSSVAEDSVAASFAGIHESFVNIGGVEVIIDHIRLVWTSLWSDAALLYRQEIGLEPASSAMAVVLQEIVVGESSGILFTVNPLDEDETIIEAVWGLNQGLVDGAVEPDRWVIDRRTGQAVSHQPPSERGEMVVPVLAGVAVRQTTPDRAGRPPLTDRDIRSLLEIGHTAEEIFGAPQDIEWTKTENGIVVLQARPVTARERTDRRQYYLGLKRSRLRLRALQQEIEGRWLPGMIEEGQRLAETVLLAMDDQALAAAIQGRQERQREWEKIYLTYFIPFAHGVRLFGTFYNDTVHPADPYEFVDLLVGGRLISLERNRDLTEMAAEVRLNPAALNGIVLNTPEDPLNTRFSRFLTRYGGALGDDEEVRRGIIGVIREMASGHRSERHGDERSVDLRERFLSHVSVEGRADAEELLALARRSYELRDNDNHALDRIVGEVRRAVAEGRKRLHSRGIETDDDTPAEEVARALRERGYVPGRPAVRTADAAESGVQARQITGQPASRGAACGPACVIRASADLFRVKSGDVLVCDAIEPGMTFVIPLCAAVVERRGGMLIHGAIIAREYGIPCVTGIPRATGVIRDGEQVCVDGYQGIVTIRHPVEPALRAVPAEIRGG; from the coding sequence ATGAATGAATATCTGGCCCCGCTTGAGGATCTGCCTTCCGATGCCCTTTCCCTCTGCGGGGGGAAGGCGTTGAATCTCGGCCGTCTCATGCGCTCCGGCATCCGGGTGCCTCCAGGCATCTGCGTCACCACTGACGCCTACAGTTCCTATATTGACGAAACTGGAATCAGGGGTCGGATCATACTTGAACTTGCACGCAAGGATTTCCGTGATATGCGGTGGGAGGAGGTGTGGGACGCTGCGCTCAGGATTCGCACCCTGTTTTCCAGAACCCCGCTGCCGCCCGGACTCCATGACCACCTTGCCGCTGCCATCGGATCGCGTTTCGGGGAGAGACCGATCGTCGTCCGATCGTCCTCGGTTGCCGAGGACTCGGTGGCTGCTTCGTTTGCAGGCATTCACGAATCTTTTGTGAACATAGGGGGAGTGGAGGTGATCATCGACCACATCAGGCTCGTATGGACCTCGCTCTGGTCCGATGCGGCCCTCCTCTACCGGCAGGAGATAGGTCTGGAGCCGGCATCGAGCGCAATGGCAGTTGTCCTGCAGGAGATCGTCGTGGGAGAATCATCCGGGATCCTCTTTACGGTAAACCCGCTCGATGAGGATGAAACGATCATAGAGGCAGTATGGGGCCTGAACCAGGGTCTTGTCGATGGGGCGGTGGAGCCGGACCGCTGGGTGATCGATCGCCGCACCGGACAGGCGGTCTCCCATCAGCCCCCCTCAGAGAGGGGTGAGATGGTCGTCCCGGTGCTCGCCGGGGTTGCGGTGAGGCAGACGACCCCGGATCGTGCGGGGCGTCCTCCCCTCACTGACAGAGATATCAGATCGCTCCTGGAGATCGGACACACCGCCGAGGAGATCTTCGGAGCCCCGCAGGATATCGAGTGGACGAAGACGGAAAACGGCATCGTGGTTCTGCAGGCCCGTCCCGTGACGGCGAGGGAGCGGACCGACAGGAGGCAGTATTATCTCGGCCTCAAACGGAGTCGCTTGCGACTGCGTGCATTGCAGCAGGAGATCGAGGGCAGATGGCTCCCCGGGATGATCGAGGAGGGGCAGCGCCTTGCCGAAACCGTTCTCCTGGCCATGGACGATCAAGCGCTTGCGGCGGCGATCCAGGGCCGGCAGGAGAGGCAGAGGGAGTGGGAAAAGATCTATCTTACCTATTTCATCCCCTTTGCACACGGCGTCCGCCTTTTTGGAACCTTCTACAACGACACCGTCCACCCCGCCGATCCCTATGAGTTCGTTGATCTCCTGGTCGGGGGCCGCCTCATCAGTCTGGAACGAAACCGGGATCTGACTGAGATGGCGGCTGAGGTGCGTCTGAACCCTGCAGCCCTGAATGGCATCGTCCTAAACACGCCTGAAGATCCCCTGAATACACGGTTCAGTCGATTTCTCACCCGTTATGGGGGTGCGCTGGGTGACGACGAGGAGGTGCGGAGGGGGATCATTGGGGTGATCCGGGAGATGGCGTCCGGGCACCGCAGCGAGCGTCATGGTGATGAGCGGAGCGTTGACCTGCGTGAGCGTTTTCTCTCCCATGTTTCGGTGGAAGGGCGGGCTGATGCAGAGGAACTGCTCGCCCTTGCCCGGCGGAGCTATGAATTGCGGGACAACGATAACCATGCCCTGGATCGGATTGTCGGTGAGGTGCGGCGCGCTGTTGCTGAGGGAAGAAAAAGGCTTCATAGCCGAGGAATCGAAACAGACGACGATACCCCAGCCGAAGAGGTTGCCCGTGCCCTCCGGGAGCGAGGATATGTGCCTGGCCGCCCGGCAGTGAGAACGGCGGACGCCGCAGAATCTGGTGTGCAGGCCCGTCAGATCACCGGTCAGCCTGCCTCGCGTGGGGCGGCATGCGGCCCGGCATGCGTTATCAGAGCGAGCGCCGACCTTTTCAGGGTAAAAAGCGGCGACGTTCTGGTCTGCGACGCGATCGAGCCTGGGATGACGTTTGTGATCCCGCTGTGTGCGGCCGTGGTCGAACGCCGCGGTGGGATGCTCATCCACGGTGCGATCATCGCACGGGAGTATGGCATCCCCTGTGTCACCGGCATACCCCGTGCAACCGGGGTGATCAGGGACGGCGAGCAGGTCTGTGTTGATGGCTATCAGGGTATCGTCACGATCCGGCATCCGGTGGAGCCGGCGCTCAGGGCCGTTCCAGCAGAAATAAGGGGAGGATGA
- a CDS encoding flavodoxin family protein: MRVVAFNGSPRKDGNTARLLAEVLAELEKEGIETEFVQIGGKKVHGCTACAKCFENRDGKCVIDNDFVNDCIAKMVAADGIIIGSPTYFADVSTETKALIDRAGFVSIANGGMFARKAGAAVVAVRRAGAVHAFDTINHLFGISQMFTVGSSYWNLGVGLEAGDVEKDEEGLLTMRNLGGNMAWLLKRIRP; the protein is encoded by the coding sequence ATGAGAGTCGTCGCATTCAACGGGAGCCCGAGGAAGGACGGGAACACCGCCCGCCTCCTTGCAGAAGTGCTCGCGGAACTTGAGAAGGAAGGCATCGAGACCGAATTCGTCCAGATCGGCGGGAAAAAGGTTCACGGCTGCACCGCCTGCGCCAAATGCTTCGAGAACCGGGATGGAAAATGCGTCATCGACAACGACTTTGTCAATGACTGCATTGCGAAGATGGTCGCGGCAGATGGGATTATCATCGGATCACCGACCTACTTCGCGGACGTCAGCACCGAGACGAAGGCCCTCATCGACCGGGCAGGTTTTGTCTCGATTGCCAACGGCGGCATGTTCGCCCGCAAGGCCGGTGCGGCCGTCGTCGCCGTTCGTCGCGCCGGTGCGGTCCACGCCTTCGACACCATCAACCACCTCTTCGGGATCTCGCAGATGTTCACGGTCGGATCCTCGTACTGGAACCTCGGCGTCGGACTTGAAGCCGGCGATGTGGAGAAGGACGAGGAGGGGCTTTTGACGATGCGGAACCTCGGGGGGAACATGGCCTGGCTCCTGAAGCGGATCCGCCCCTGA
- a CDS encoding HIT family protein, with product MVCPFCNPHPDCIVTKNALAYARFDAFPVTQGHILIIPFRHVSSFFDATDEERAALFDLVARCRTIIEERYRPDGWNIGVNVGVAAGQTVMHLHLHLIPRYDGDVPDPRGGVRGVIPERRVY from the coding sequence ATGGTCTGTCCGTTCTGCAATCCCCACCCCGACTGCATCGTCACAAAAAACGCTCTGGCATACGCACGCTTTGACGCCTTCCCGGTCACGCAGGGACATATCCTGATCATCCCGTTCCGCCACGTCTCCTCATTTTTCGATGCCACCGATGAGGAGAGGGCAGCGCTCTTCGATCTCGTCGCCCGCTGCCGCACCATCATTGAGGAGCGCTACCGTCCAGACGGCTGGAACATCGGGGTGAACGTCGGCGTTGCCGCCGGGCAGACGGTGATGCACCTGCACCTGCACCTCATCCCACGCTATGACGGGGACGTCCCTGACCCCAGGGGAGGGGTGCGCGGGGTGATCCCTGAGAGAAGAGTGTACTGA
- a CDS encoding PAS domain S-box protein — MISLLCVDDEPAMLDLIKLYLERYGEFAVTTASSAAEALDMFRVRSFDAIVSDYEMEGQDGIEFLGRLRGQGNTTPFILFTGRGREEVAVAAMNGGADFYVQKGGDPRAQFADLAHKIEVAVERHRFTCALEEREGIFRAITDKTAVGIWMHRGDRIIYANPAAEEISGYSLEELTSMDVWGFVHPEERAAVRARAGKRLLGEIQPERSLMRVLRKDGSERILDICADITLIAGSPTIIVTAVDITERHRTEQILREQERSFSTLLDALRDSVVIIDMEGTVLYLNGVACEMASFRSRADAIGRNVLDFIHQDSVEDVLRDLQTVREGTDRFPAEYAAMTATGEVRTVESHGRIIEFHGKKAIALSLRDVTDQKRASAGAREQERLNRELIAGMPEYILVHTRDGRIVFANPAAEEALGCETGGLVGEAISSIVMPESRATFREHVRDAIGGRKAAPVEIMIAGQGPEMPVILRAAPLTYQNEDAVLLVLTDITERTVLEKELEYHAAELKHFSESLNLINEKLQIMSSVTRHDILNQLTVLLGYLEIAGEEAEGLPVLTYLHQVKRSALNIKDLIEFTRDYQDLGVREPQWCDVQRAIGHLGLCGVRITSGVGGLEVYADPLFEKVFYNLFDNTERHGEKATEIRVEWRQSDDGAMILWEDNGVGVRPEDKERIFTRGFGRNSGLGMFLSKEILAITGLGIRENGEFGKGARFEIHIPRGRYRCSADARSAAEDHARSVHGRSAP, encoded by the coding sequence ATGATCTCTCTGCTCTGTGTTGATGACGAGCCTGCAATGCTTGATCTCATCAAACTCTATCTCGAACGCTACGGCGAGTTTGCCGTTACGACGGCCTCATCCGCAGCCGAAGCGCTCGATATGTTCAGGGTTCGTTCCTTCGACGCCATCGTTTCGGACTACGAGATGGAAGGTCAGGACGGGATCGAGTTCCTCGGCAGACTCAGGGGGCAGGGCAACACCACCCCCTTCATTCTCTTTACCGGCAGAGGGCGGGAAGAGGTCGCCGTTGCGGCGATGAACGGCGGTGCCGACTTCTATGTCCAGAAAGGCGGCGATCCCCGCGCCCAGTTTGCCGACCTCGCCCACAAGATCGAAGTGGCGGTCGAGCGGCACCGCTTCACCTGCGCCCTTGAAGAGCGCGAGGGGATATTCAGGGCGATCACCGATAAGACTGCGGTCGGCATCTGGATGCACAGGGGAGACCGGATCATCTATGCAAATCCGGCTGCCGAAGAGATATCCGGGTATTCACTGGAGGAGCTGACCTCCATGGATGTGTGGGGTTTCGTCCACCCTGAAGAGCGGGCCGCAGTGCGGGCCCGCGCCGGGAAAAGACTCCTGGGCGAGATCCAGCCTGAGCGCTCTCTCATGCGCGTCCTGAGGAAAGACGGCAGCGAACGTATCCTCGACATCTGCGCAGATATTACCCTGATTGCCGGCAGCCCCACCATCATCGTGACCGCCGTCGACATCACCGAGAGGCACCGGACCGAGCAGATCCTCAGGGAACAGGAACGCTCTTTCTCCACTCTCCTCGACGCCCTCAGGGACAGCGTCGTCATCATCGACATGGAGGGGACGGTGCTGTACCTGAATGGCGTCGCCTGCGAGATGGCCAGCTTCAGGAGTCGCGCTGATGCCATTGGGAGGAACGTGCTGGATTTCATTCATCAGGACTCGGTCGAGGACGTCCTCAGGGACCTGCAGACCGTTCGCGAAGGCACCGACCGTTTTCCGGCAGAATACGCCGCAATGACCGCCACCGGTGAGGTGCGGACGGTCGAGTCCCACGGCAGGATCATCGAGTTCCACGGGAAAAAAGCCATCGCCCTCTCGCTGCGGGACGTCACCGACCAGAAACGCGCCAGCGCCGGGGCGCGGGAGCAGGAGAGACTGAACCGGGAGCTGATCGCCGGCATGCCCGAGTACATCCTTGTCCATACGAGGGACGGCAGGATCGTTTTTGCAAACCCTGCGGCTGAAGAGGCGCTCGGGTGCGAAACGGGGGGCCTTGTCGGGGAGGCGATCTCCTCGATTGTGATGCCGGAATCACGTGCGACTTTCAGGGAGCATGTCCGGGACGCCATTGGAGGAAGAAAGGCCGCCCCCGTTGAGATCATGATCGCCGGTCAGGGCCCTGAAATGCCGGTCATACTCCGGGCGGCTCCCCTCACCTACCAGAACGAAGACGCCGTCCTCCTGGTGCTCACCGATATCACCGAGCGGACGGTCCTGGAGAAAGAACTCGAATACCATGCCGCAGAACTCAAGCACTTTTCCGAGTCGCTCAACCTGATCAATGAAAAACTCCAGATCATGAGTTCGGTCACCCGCCACGACATCCTCAACCAGCTCACCGTCCTCCTCGGCTACCTCGAGATCGCCGGGGAGGAGGCCGAAGGGCTGCCGGTGCTCACCTACCTCCACCAGGTGAAGCGCTCTGCCCTGAATATCAAAGATTTGATCGAGTTCACCCGCGACTATCAGGACCTCGGGGTGCGCGAGCCGCAGTGGTGCGATGTGCAGCGGGCGATCGGCCACCTTGGCCTGTGCGGTGTCAGGATCACCTCCGGGGTCGGCGGTCTTGAGGTCTACGCCGATCCCCTCTTTGAGAAGGTCTTCTATAACCTTTTCGACAATACCGAGCGTCATGGTGAGAAGGCGACCGAGATCAGGGTCGAATGGCGTCAGAGCGACGACGGGGCGATGATCCTCTGGGAGGACAACGGCGTCGGGGTGAGGCCTGAGGACAAGGAGCGGATCTTCACGCGTGGGTTCGGGAGGAACAGCGGCCTCGGGATGTTCCTCTCAAAAGAGATCCTGGCGATCACCGGCCTTGGCATCAGGGAAAACGGAGAGTTCGGGAAAGGCGCACGCTTCGAGATCCATATTCCCCGGGGCAGGTACCGGTGCTCTGCCGACGCCAGAAGCGCGGCAGAGGATCATGCCCGGTCTGTCCATGGCCGTTCAGCGCCCTGA